From a single Oncorhynchus tshawytscha isolate Ot180627B linkage group LG29, Otsh_v2.0, whole genome shotgun sequence genomic region:
- the nom1 gene encoding nucleolar MIF4G domain-containing protein 1, whose product MKGKGKAKRKGKKDTGKLQKYMMTVNDFVKSKVGCDETEETEDGSGLRFVKKKNRKEMRKEQRKMKKAKIKNHYEGYKALKASTGDSEEVATLSDKQQTKKVNGKVKKDEPVSQQPKSTPVETAAGEKAEKKGPKKPSKKEKKRNKLEESRKKALLEANIAEDREIKRLERSLGYNKRKNKQKLPQSFADDGLDYILGVLDAGSAASGMMHDSDDDMDIAKEKLRKLEDSESEISGEEEEEQGDDSEEEGSELGRDGDLDTIEEDEIDEEEEDGMDEEGESEMDESGGIASEEENVKDEGVESGDSTIAGPKADTAVPSAGKYVPPHLRDTGDDKRRAELERLKRQVKGLVNRLSEANMASISGQLEELYMSSSRKDMNDTLTEILLAACVTPALMPDRLLMEHVLLVSILHHTVGLEVGANFLETVVRQFAELYKSPGEGKECDNLVAMVAHLYNFQVVHALLIFDILKMLLGAFAEKDIELVLFVLKNVGFALRKDDALALKELISEAQSKASGVGTKFQDENRVRFMLETMLALKNNDMRKIPGYDPEPVERLRKLQRTLIHQSSGGSDVKLRVSLENLLAAEQVGRWWIVGSSWSGLPMMGDQGNKTSKQTTAEGKFSAKVLDLARKQRMNTDIRRNIFCVIMTSEDYLDAFEKLIRLGLKDQQEREIVHVLMDCCLQEKSFNAFYAVLGEKFCEHDRRFQMTFQFSLWDKFKDLSSLSTSTFSNLVQLVTRFLRRKCLSLSILKVIEFGELDKPKVKFLRQVLTKLLKDTEMEDLTNIFGRISGIPKLGMLREGLKLFISHFLLKNAQSQGPAEQADLLSERAEVATKAMEAKETKLKL is encoded by the exons ATGAAAGGCAAGGGGAAAgcaaagaggaaaggaaagaaagacaCTGGTAAATTGCAAAAGTATATGATGACAGTTAACGACTTTGTAAAAAGTAAGGTAGGCTGTGATGAAACTGAAGAAACGGAAGATGGAAGTGGCTTGAGATTTGTTAagaagaaaaatagaaaagaaaTGCGTAAGGAGCAAAGAAAGATGAAAAAGGCTAAAATTAAGAATCACTATGAAGGCTACAAGGCTCTCAAAGCATCCACTGGTGACAGTGAGGAAGTTGCAACCCTATCTGATAAACAACAAACAAAGAAGGTTAATGGAAAAGTAAAGAAAGACGAGCCAGTATCTCAACAACCCAAGTCAACTCCTGTTGAGACTGCCGCAGGAGAGAAGGCTGAGAAAAAAGGACCTAAGAAACCTTctaagaaagaaaagaaaagaaacaaACTTGAGGAATCAAGAAAAAAAGCTCTTTTGGAAGCAAATATTGCTGAGGACAGAGAAATTAAGAGGTTGGAGAGATCTCTTGGGTATAACAAaaggaaaaacaaacaaaaacttcCCCAGTCATTCGCTGATGATGGACTGGATTACATTTTGGGGGTGCTGGATGCTGGATCGGCAGCTTCGGGGATGATGCATGACAGTGATGATGACATGGACATCGCCAAAGAGAAATTAAGGAAATTGGAAGACAGTGAATCTGAAATATCCGGcgaagaggaggaagaacaaggagaTGACTCGGAAGAGGAGGGCAGTGAACTAGGCAGAGATGGAGACCTGGATACCATCGAGGAAGATGAGATagatgaggaggaagaagatGGAATGGATGAGGAAGGCGAAAGTGAGATGGATGAGAGTGGTGGAATAGCTTCGGAAGAAGAGAATGTAAAGGATGAGGGAGTTGAGAGTGGAGACTCAACGATTGCAGGGCCGAAAGCTGACACT GCTGTCCCGTCAGCAGGAAAATACGTGCCCCCTCACCTACGGGACACCGGGGATGATAAGCGCAGAGCTGAGTTGGAGAGACTGAAGAGACAAGTCAAAGGACTTGTGAACAG GCTCAGTGAGGCCAACATGGCGTCCATCAGTGGCCAGCTGGAAGAGCTGTACATGAGCTCCAGCCGGAAGGACATGAACGACACCCTGACGGAGATCCTCCTGGCAGCCTGTGTCACCCCAGCCCTGATGCCTGACAGACTGCTCATGGAACACGTCCTGCTTGTCAGCATCCTGCATCACACAGTGGGGCTTGAG GTGGGGGCTAATTTCTTGGAGACGGTGGTGCGGCAGTTCGCTGAGTTGTACAAGAGCCCCGGCGAAGGCAAGGAGTGTGACAACCTGGTGGCCATGGTGGCACATCTCTACAACTTCCAGGTGGTGCACGCCCTCCTCATCTTTGACATCCTGAAGATGCTGTTGGGGGCCTTCGCCGAGAAGGACATTGAGCTGGTCCTGTTCGTGCTGAAGAACGTAGGATTCGCCCTGCGGAAGGATGATGCCCTTGCGCTGAAAGAACTCATCTCTGAGGCCCAGAGCAAGGCCAGTGGTGTGGGCACCAAGTTCCAGGACGAAAATAGG GTGCGCTTCATGCTGGAGACCATGTTGGCTCTGAAGAACAATGATATGAGGAAGATCCCTGGCTACGACCCAGAGCCTGTTGAGAGACTCAGAAAGCTGCAGAGAACTCTG ATCCACCAGAGTTCGGGGGGCAGTGATGTGAAGCTGAGGGTCTCCCTGGAAAACCTCCTGGCTGCAGAGCAGGTGGGCCGCTGGTGGATCGTGGGCTCATCGTGGTCCGGACTCCCCATGATGGGTGACCAGGGCAACAAGACCTCAAAACAGACTACTGCTGAAGGAAAG TTCAGTGCCAAGGTCTTAGACCTGGCCCGGAAACAGCGGATGAACACGGACATCAGGAGAAATATATTCTGCGTGATCATGACCAGCGAGGATTACCTCGATGCCTTTGAGAAGCTGATACG GCTGGGGCTGAAGGACCAGCAGGAGAGGGAGATCGTCCACGTGCTGATGGACTGCTGCCTCCAGGAGAAGAGCTTCAATGCCTTCTATGCTGTACTGGGAGAGAAGTTCTGTGAGCACGACAGGCGGTTCCAG ATGACATTTCAGTTCAGTCTGTGGGACAAATTCAAGGACCTGTCCAGCTTATCCACCAGCACCTTCAGCAACCTGGTCCAGCTGGTCACACGCTTCCTCCGGAGAaagtgcctctccctctccatactcaaG GTGATAGAGTTTGGTGAGTTGGACAAGCCTAAAGTCAAGTTCCTGCGTCAGGTATTGACTAAGCTGTTAAAAGACACAGAGATGGAGGATCTTACAAACATATTTGGAAG GATTTCGGGAATTCCCAAGCTAGGAATGCTGCGGGAGGGCTTGAAGCTGTTCATCAGTCACTTCCTACTGAAGAATGCCCAGTCGCAGGGACCAGCTGAGCAAGCAGACCTTCTGTCAGAGCGAGCCGAGGTTGCCACCAAGGCCATGGAGGCCAAAGAGACTAAACTCAAACtgtaa